A part of Loxodonta africana isolate mLoxAfr1 chromosome 11, mLoxAfr1.hap2, whole genome shotgun sequence genomic DNA contains:
- the LOC100655527 gene encoding zinc finger protein 883 isoform X1 → MEEREAQRVICPDLETSSVSTQETPPKKSISEESISLMGKMQGTVKSVFGDVKLGESWACHCWLEDQGNQEKPLRCLFSTAKEIPSGERDFSCTELGRSLRLTSALVRKQRVAGGERIGKWHGPRKSLKYQRTFVEKKPFHCTECGKAFTYHSDYILHQRVHTGEKPYKCNDCGKAFSNSSYFIQHHIIHTGEKPYSCNECGKTFTQSSSLTEHQRIHTGEKPYKCKECGKAFTQSSSLIKHQRCHTGEKPYKCNQCGKFYSQVSHLTRHQKIHTGEKPYKCSECGKAFCHTSSLTQHQTIHTGEKPYKCNECGKTFSHSSSLTQHQRVHTGEKPYECSNCGKAFSHSSSLTQHQRIHTGEKPYECNECGKAYTQISHLMRHQSIHMGEKPYICNECGKAFSHTSSFTQHQTIHTGEKPYKCNECGKTFSQNSSLTRHQRIHTGEKPYECKVCRKAYTQISHLIQHQRIHTGEKPYECSECGKAFSRSTHLIEHQKIHTGEKPYKCKECGKMFSHNSSLTQHQRIHTGEKPYACKECGKAFNQSIHLIQHQRIHTGEKPYKCNHCGKTYTQISHLIHHQKVHSSGNRYACKECGEGFSWNSHFTEHQRLHTRQKAYVCDDFDKAFAWSTQLAEHQRTHAD, encoded by the exons ATGGAGGAGAGAGAAGCCCAGCGGGTTATTTGTCCAG aCTTGGAGACGAGCTCTGTGTCTACTCAGGAAACGCCACCAAAAAAAAGCATTTCTGAAGAGTCAATATCCCTCATGGGAAAGATGCAGGGAACTGTGAAGAGTGTGTTTGGAGATGTCAAGTTGGGAGAATCCTGGGCATGTCACTGTTGGTTAGAGGACCAGGGAAACCAGGAAAAACCCTTAAGGTGTCTGTTTTCTACTGCTAAGGAAATTCCCTCTGGGGAGAGAGACTTTAGCTGTACTGAGCTTGGGAGAAGCCTCAGGTTGACTTCAGCCCTTGTCAGGAagcaaagagtggctggtggagagAGAATCGGGAAATGGCATGGGCCAAGAAAGAGCTTGAAATACCAGAGGACCTTCGTGGAGAAGAAACCATTTCACTgcacggaatgtgggaaagccttcactTACCATTCGGACTATATTCTCCATCAGAGagttcacactggagagaaaccctacaaGTGTAATGATTGTGGGAAGGCATTCAGCAACAGCTCCTATTTCATCCAGCACCACATCATTCACACAGGAGAGAAGCCCTACTCATGCAATGAATGCGGTaagaccttcacccagagctcATCACTCACTGAACATCAGAGgattcacactggagagaaaccctacaaATGTAAAGAGTGTGGGAAGGCCTTCACGCAGAGCTCCTCCCTCATTAAACACCAGCGTTGCCATACTGGGGAGAAACCCTATAAATGCAACCAGTGTGGGAAGTTCTACTCACAGGTTTCCCACCTCACCCGCCACCAGAAAATCCACACTGGGGAGAAGCCCTACAAATGCAGTGAGTGCGGCAAGGCCTTCTGCCACACTTCCTCCCTGACCCAACACCAGACGATCCACACTGGGGAGAAGCCTTATAAATGTAACGAGTGTGGAAAAACCTTCAGCCACAGTTCCTCCCTGACTCAGCATCAGCGagttcacactggagagaaaccctatgagtGCTCTAACTGTGGCAAAGCCTTCAGCCACAGTTCTTCGTTGACTCAGCATCAGAGGATTCACACTGGTGAGAAGCCCTATGAGTGTAATGAGTGTGGGAAAGCTTACACACAGATTTCCCACCTCATGAGGCACCAGAGTATTCACATGGGGGAGAAACCTTACATATGTAATGAGTGCGGGAAGGCTTTTAGTCATACCTCATCTTTTACTCAACACCAGACTATTCATACTGGCGAGAAGCCCTACAAGTGCAATGAATGTGGGAAAACTTTCAGCCAGAACTCTTCCCTCACACGCCACCAAAGGATTCACACCGGGGAGAAGCCCTATGAATGTAAAGTCTGCAGGAAGGCCTACACCCAGATTTCACACCTCATTCAGCACCAGAGGattcacactggagagaagccCTATGAGTGCAGtgagtgtgggaaagccttcagccGGAGTACCCACCTTATTGAGCACCAGAAAATCCACACAGGTGAGAAACCCTATAAGTGTAAGGAGTGTGGGAAGATGTTCAGTCACAATTCATCCCTCACTCAACATCAGAGGATTCACACTGGTGAGAAACCGTATGcctgtaaggaatgtgggaaagccttcaatCAGAGCATCCACCTCATTCagcatcagagaattcatactggagagaaaccgtACAAGTGTAACCACTGTGGGAAAACCTACACCCAGATTTCACACCTGATTCATCATCAGAAAGTTCACAGCAGTGGCAACCGCTATGCATGCAAAGAATGTGGAGAGGGTTTCAGCTGGAATTCACACTTTACTGAACATCAGAGACTTCACACTCGGCAGAAAGCCTATGTCTGTGATGATTTTGACAAAGCCTTTGCTTGGAGCACACAGCTGGCTGAACATCAGAGAACTCATGCTGACTAG
- the LOC100655527 gene encoding zinc finger protein 260 isoform X2, translated as MATGTLMAEGQESVTFKDVAVDFTLEEWGWLGPGQRELYRDVMLENYQNLLSLGAGLPGAKPDVISRLERGEEPRMEEREAQRVICPDLETSSVSTQETPPKKSISEESISLMGKMQGTVKSVFGDVKLGESWACHCWLEDQGNQEKPLRCLFSTAKEIPSGERDFSCTELGRSLRLTSALVRKQRVAGGERIGKWHGPRKSLKYQRTFVEKKPFHCTECGKAFTYHSDYILHQRVHTGEKPYKCNDCGKAFSNSSYFIQHHIIHTGEKPYSCNECGKTFTQSSSLTEHQRIHTGEKPYKCKECGKAFTQSSSLIKHQRCHTGEKPYKCNQCGKFYSQVSHLTRHQKIHTGEKPYKCSECGKAFCHTSSLTQHQTIHTGEKPYKCNECGKTFSHSSSLTQHQRVHTGEKPYECSNCGKAFSHSSSLTQHQRIHTGEKPYECNECGKAYTQISHLMRHQSIHMGEKPYICNECGKAFSHTSSFTQHQTIHTGEKPYKCNECGKTFSQNSSLTRHQRIHTGEKPYECKVCRKAYTQISHLIQHQRIHTGEKPYECSECGKAFSRSTHLIEHQKIHTGEKPYKCKECGKMFSHNSSLTQHQRIHTGEKPYACKECGKAFNQSIHLIQHQRIHTGEKPYKCNHCGKTYTQISHLIHHQKVHSSGNRYACKECGEGFSWNSHFTEHQRLHTRQKAYVCDDFDKAFAWSTQLAEHQRTHAD; from the exons GGGCAGGGCTTCCTGGGGCCAAGCCCGACGTGATCTCCCGTCTGGAGCGAGGGGAAGAGCCAAGGATGGAGGAGAGAGAAGCCCAGCGGGTTATTTGTCCAG aCTTGGAGACGAGCTCTGTGTCTACTCAGGAAACGCCACCAAAAAAAAGCATTTCTGAAGAGTCAATATCCCTCATGGGAAAGATGCAGGGAACTGTGAAGAGTGTGTTTGGAGATGTCAAGTTGGGAGAATCCTGGGCATGTCACTGTTGGTTAGAGGACCAGGGAAACCAGGAAAAACCCTTAAGGTGTCTGTTTTCTACTGCTAAGGAAATTCCCTCTGGGGAGAGAGACTTTAGCTGTACTGAGCTTGGGAGAAGCCTCAGGTTGACTTCAGCCCTTGTCAGGAagcaaagagtggctggtggagagAGAATCGGGAAATGGCATGGGCCAAGAAAGAGCTTGAAATACCAGAGGACCTTCGTGGAGAAGAAACCATTTCACTgcacggaatgtgggaaagccttcactTACCATTCGGACTATATTCTCCATCAGAGagttcacactggagagaaaccctacaaGTGTAATGATTGTGGGAAGGCATTCAGCAACAGCTCCTATTTCATCCAGCACCACATCATTCACACAGGAGAGAAGCCCTACTCATGCAATGAATGCGGTaagaccttcacccagagctcATCACTCACTGAACATCAGAGgattcacactggagagaaaccctacaaATGTAAAGAGTGTGGGAAGGCCTTCACGCAGAGCTCCTCCCTCATTAAACACCAGCGTTGCCATACTGGGGAGAAACCCTATAAATGCAACCAGTGTGGGAAGTTCTACTCACAGGTTTCCCACCTCACCCGCCACCAGAAAATCCACACTGGGGAGAAGCCCTACAAATGCAGTGAGTGCGGCAAGGCCTTCTGCCACACTTCCTCCCTGACCCAACACCAGACGATCCACACTGGGGAGAAGCCTTATAAATGTAACGAGTGTGGAAAAACCTTCAGCCACAGTTCCTCCCTGACTCAGCATCAGCGagttcacactggagagaaaccctatgagtGCTCTAACTGTGGCAAAGCCTTCAGCCACAGTTCTTCGTTGACTCAGCATCAGAGGATTCACACTGGTGAGAAGCCCTATGAGTGTAATGAGTGTGGGAAAGCTTACACACAGATTTCCCACCTCATGAGGCACCAGAGTATTCACATGGGGGAGAAACCTTACATATGTAATGAGTGCGGGAAGGCTTTTAGTCATACCTCATCTTTTACTCAACACCAGACTATTCATACTGGCGAGAAGCCCTACAAGTGCAATGAATGTGGGAAAACTTTCAGCCAGAACTCTTCCCTCACACGCCACCAAAGGATTCACACCGGGGAGAAGCCCTATGAATGTAAAGTCTGCAGGAAGGCCTACACCCAGATTTCACACCTCATTCAGCACCAGAGGattcacactggagagaagccCTATGAGTGCAGtgagtgtgggaaagccttcagccGGAGTACCCACCTTATTGAGCACCAGAAAATCCACACAGGTGAGAAACCCTATAAGTGTAAGGAGTGTGGGAAGATGTTCAGTCACAATTCATCCCTCACTCAACATCAGAGGATTCACACTGGTGAGAAACCGTATGcctgtaaggaatgtgggaaagccttcaatCAGAGCATCCACCTCATTCagcatcagagaattcatactggagagaaaccgtACAAGTGTAACCACTGTGGGAAAACCTACACCCAGATTTCACACCTGATTCATCATCAGAAAGTTCACAGCAGTGGCAACCGCTATGCATGCAAAGAATGTGGAGAGGGTTTCAGCTGGAATTCACACTTTACTGAACATCAGAGACTTCACACTCGGCAGAAAGCCTATGTCTGTGATGATTTTGACAAAGCCTTTGCTTGGAGCACACAGCTGGCTGAACATCAGAGAACTCATGCTGACTAG